The window GCGAGTTTGCCAGCCTTTACCGCTTGCTCGCAGTTTCTCCAATACATCAAAGTCCATTCTTAGACTCAGCATCTCTTTGGTATTTTTAATGGGTGGTCTACCAACATAGACGTGCGCATCATTAAACCATTGCTCATCTAACTCTGGCGCATCATCTGGATCAACCCATTCTTCCTGCTTACTTTTTAATTTTTTCATCAACTTTTGCTTATGAACTCATGATTTTCAGTTATTTCCAATTATTGTATATACAAATATTAGTGCTTAAACAACCCCAATCCATTGTCAATTACAATGTTATAGCACTGAGTGCAATAGTTTAGAATTTTGACTATGAAAATAGTCATGAAAACAAAAACATTTGATCGTTGGGCAAAGAAGATTATTGCGGTCAGCGCTCTGTGTAATGCCGCAAGAGAGATTGATCGAGGCATTTATGAGGCAGACTTAGGTGATGGTATTTGTAAGAAAAGGGTTCCTATTGCAGGTCAAGGTAAGAGTGGTGGTATTCGTACGCTAGTGGCGAAGAAAAATAGTTACGCAATTATTTTTATTGTTGGTAGAGAGAAAAGCAGTCCTGGGTCAGACTTTACGGAGAGGGAGCAGGAGGCGGCAGGGATTATTGCCAGATCTTTTGAGAAAGCAGGCATAAAAACACTACGAGAGTTAGCCTGTTTGGGGACATTAAAGGAGTTAAATTGCAATGAGCAAGAAAATGATTACTGAAGAAAAACGAGTTTTGGATGAATTGCTTGAGATGGCCTTGGACTTGGATGGCCATGGCCTTTTAACTAAACATGACCTCGTGAAGATGAAGGCACTTTGCATAGAGAAGCCACCAGTATTTACGCCAAAAAAGGTGTCAGATCTCAGAATTCATCGCGCCAAAATGAGTCAATCTATTTTTGCCGCTTTACTCAATGTCAGTGTTTCGACCGTTCAGAAGTGGGAGTCTGCGGGCTCCGGAAAGCACCCCAGTGGAGCTGCAGCCAAATTACTTCAAATCATTGATATGAAGGGAATTCAGTCCGTGCTGTTATGAGTCTTTATTCTCATCGAGAAATCCACCGCTTTAATATCTTTTGTCAGCTTTCCAAGGGAGATGCGATCAACACCAGTGGCTGCAATCGCACGCATCTGATCTAAGTCAATACCGCCGGAAGCCTCCAATAAAGCGCGGCCATTGGTAAAGGCAACAGCCTCTTTCATTTGCTCGGTGGTGAAGTTATCAATCAAAATGCTCTTTGCTCCAGCATCCAAAGCCTCTGTCAATTCAGCAAAATTTTCCACTTCCACCTGAATATCCACGCCCGAATTAAGAGCTTGCGCAGCTTTCACTGCAGCCGCAACACCACCAGCTGCAGCGATGTGATTTTCTTTAATCAGAATGCCATGCCAAAGTGCAAGACGTTGGTTTTGACCGCCACCCACTCGAACCGCATACTTCTGCGCTTGACGTAATCCCGGTATGGTTTTGCGGGTATCGAGTACCGCGCAACCCTTTGGATTGGGGCTAACACCGGCAATCGCATCCACATGTTGGCGCGCAATGCTTGCCGTCCAAGAGAGTGTTTGTAGGAAGTTAATGCAAGGGCGCTCAGCAGAGAGCAGGGCACGAGAATTCGCTTCAATATCACAGACTTTAGTATCGGGCTTCATCAAGTCACCCTCTAGGTAATGCCATATCACTGTTGCTGCAGGATCTAATTTCTTGAGCGTACCCTCGAACCAATCTACTCCGCACAACACGGCCTCTTGACGAACGATCAGTTGTGCGCGAACAGGTTTACTAGGAACCAATTGCGCAGTCCAATCACACTGACCAATATCTTCCATCAGCGCATCGGCGATATTGCGTTGACGCGCTTGCTCTAAAGTTTCGTTGTGATCAAACATAGGTATAGGGTCAATCAGTTTAATTAGGCAACGCCTATGTTCTTCACAAAGCCATGCTGGGCTTGGGCTAGAAGGTCGGGGTGATTTTTTGTAAAGTCGAGCATGCGATCAATGCAGCCTAGGGCTTTTACACGCACCGGTTCATCAATGAAGATTTCACCAGAGGCATTCTCAAGACAATTCAAAATTCCTTGCAGGCCATTCATGGCCATCCAAGGACAGTGAGCGCAGCTCTTGCAGGTGGCGCTGTTGCCGGCAGAAGGCGCTTCAATCAAGACTTTATTGGGTGCTAATTGACGCATGCGATGCAAGATGCCATTGTCAGTAGCCACAATATATTCAGTTGCAGTGCCTTCAACAACTGCCTTGATCATGGCAGAGGTTGAGCCAACAACATCCGCTAAATCTACAACTGCTTGTGGAGATTCTGGATGAACCAAAACCATAGCATCGGGATGTGCAGCCATTAACATTTCTAATTCAACCGCCTTAAATTCATCATGAACAATGCAGGCACCATTCCATAACAACATATCTGCGCCAGTCTGTTCTTGAATATAGCGACCTAGGTGACGATCAGGCGCCCACAGAATTTTCTTGCCTTCAAGCTTAAGTTGATGAACGATCGCTAATGCACAAGAACTAGTTACCATCCAATCAGCTTGTGCTTTCACTGCAGCGCTAGTATTGGCATAGACAACTACAGTGCGATCAGGGTGCATTGCTCTAAACGCAGCAAAGTCACTCGCTTCGCAACCTAAATCCAATGAGCAGGTTGCCTCTAGATCAGGCATGAAGACGCGTTTCTCGGGACTCAGAATCTTTGCAGACTCTCCCATAAAACGCACCCCAGCCACAATCAGATTCTTGGCCGGATGATTCTTACCAAAGCGGGCCATCTCCAATGAGTCAGAAACAAAACCACCGGTCTCTATCGCCAGATCTTGAATATCGCCATCGACATAGTAGTGCGCTACCAAGGCAGCATCTTTTTCAATTAAGAGTTGCTTAATGCGGGCAATGACGGCAGCCTTTTCAGTGCCATGGAGTTGGGGAGGGGTCTTGGCCCAAGCTTGGGCGGTACAGGTGGCCCCAGCAGCATTTTGCTGAGGGTAGTCAAAAGCGATGGATTTGCTAACAGTTGAAGTCATGTGTAATTTTAGCCTCCTTATTTCAGTGGCTTAATTGACTTAATCGTTGTGATTATTGTAGCTACAATGTAGCTACAATATTGAGAATCGCAAGTTACCTGAGTGGAGGCAAAAATGGCAGCAAATGCAGTTGTTCGTGCGCGCATAGATGCAGAAATCAAACATGAGGCAGGTCTCGTACTTGAAGCAATGGGCCTAACTGTATCCGATGCACTGCGGATGATGTTGGTAAGAGTGGCTACTGAAAAGTCCCTACCATTTGAGCCCCTCGTTCCAAATGCAAAAACAATTTCGGCTATGCGCGAAGCTCGTGAGCGTCAGCTAATGTCCTTTGGTTCGGCAAAGGAGTTACTAAAGGATTTAAATGCGGAGGATTGAGCGAACTACTCAATTCAAGAAGGATTACAAGCGTGAGTCGAGAGGAAGATATAAGACGGTCGTAGAGTCCGCTTTGATCGAGGTGGTAGGGCTGTTAGTCCTAGATCTAGAGTTGCCAGAGCGATATTTTGATCACAGCTTAGCAGGGCAATGGAAAGATTTTAGGGATTACCATATCAAGCATGACCCAGCAAGCTTGAGACTAGCAAGGATTGGTTCGCATAGCGAGTTGAGTCTATAGAGATTCTTGCCTGAGCTTATAGCTCTAAATGTATATCGCCACTCTTATTGAGGGCTCTATTTAGTATGAAGATCGTACTGATGGTGGTGCGCAGCTCCATTTCAGGCTGCCTATTGCTGGCTAAGCAGGAAGTCAATAATGGTTCGTTATTGGCTTTAGGGCTAATGTAAATTTTTCATTCTTTGAATAAATCCATATAAAATCTCGCAATTACTTGAATTTATTGATAAAACTACCTCGGAAAAGTTTCAGATATGCCATTGAACTACATGCGCCGCTTGTTCCAGCTGATCACTATTTGTTCCGCGCTGTCTCCTGCGTTGAGCTTTGCACAAATTGATGCCGGCGCCTTGCAGCAGGGTCTCGAAAGACAGCTCCCAAGCCCATCTCCGTTGGCATTGCCAGAGCCAACCGAAAGAGATCCACAGCGCGCAGCTCCTACAGCTCAGAGTTCAGTGACATTTGAGGTGAAATCATTTGTATTGGAGGGTGTGAGTATTTTGCCAGCAGATACGGTTCAGGCTGTTTTGAAATCGTGGCTTGATCGTGCGGTGAGTTTTGATGACCTACAAAAAGCCTGTGATGCCGTAGTCGAGTTGTATCGCAAGAATGGATATACCGTGCAGGCTATATTGCCTCCGCAGAAAATCGCCAATGGCGTTGTAAAGATTTTGGTGACAGAGGCGAAGCTCAGCAGCGTGTTTGTCGATACACCCAATGGCGCAACCCGTTTTAATAAAGAAACGGCCGCCGAATACATTACTTATGCCAATCCGATTGGTGAGCCTCTGAACACCAAGGCAATTGAGCGTGCCCTGATCATCCTGAATGAAACGCCTGGTGTCATGGTTTCTAGCCAGTTAGAGCCCGGTCAAAAAGATGGTGAAACTGCCTTACGTTTACAACTCACTCAGCCGCAGTGGTATCAAGGTAAGGTGGAAGCGAATAACTACGGTAGCCGTTCAACTGGAGCCAATCAAGGCGTGATTGCATTAAGTGCCATTAACCCAACGGGTATTGGTGATTCAGCATCCGTTAATGGTATCTACTCCGAAGGTTCGCAGTATGTGCAAGGGGCCTACTCGCTTCCAGGCTCTAAGAATGGCTTGCGTCTTGGTGTATCTGGCACTTTCTTGAACTACAAGAACGTGAGTAACTATGCAACGAGTGCCGGCGGTGGTTATGGTGATGCATGGACAACCGGTGTCAGCGCTGCCTACCCATTAGTTCGGCGGCAAGGTACAAACGTCAACGTGACCGCAAACTATGACGTCAAGAGCTATACCAATAAGAACATGCTAACTCTTTCTACTATTAGTGCCTACACCATTAATAACGGCTCTCTCGGTATTTCTGGTAATCATTACGATAGCTTCGGTGGTGGCGGCGTGAGCGCCGGCTCAGCCAATATCGTATTGGGTAGCCTGAATATATTGAGTACTAGTACTCAGGGTTATGGTGAGTACACCCCGCAGAGCTTCACGAAATTTACCTTTGCCGGCAATCGAACGCAGCAGCTATCAGAGGACGGAACAACCACTGCATTTGTATCCATTAGCGGACAGCTAGCCTCCGTGAACCTCAACTCCGCAGAACAAATTTATATGGGTGGTCCCTATGCCATTCGTGCCTATCCAGTAGCTCAGGGCGGAGGTTCACAGGGTGGTATTGGCACTATCGAGTTGCGCCAACAATTTCCTCAGCGCATTATTGCCAGCGTGTTTTTTGATGCTGGTGTAGTACAGCAATACAAAAACCCCTACACCAATTGGCAAGGTCAAACGAATGCGAATAATACCTACTCATTGATGGGTACTGGTGTGGGTTTGAAGTGGGATTGGGAAGGCTGGAACTTAGGGGCTATGGTAGCCTGGCAGGTTGGTAACAATCCTTTGTATAGCACCTCAGGACAGGCAGTCAATACCGACGGAACTACAACTAATCCCCGTGGATGGTTAACAGCGAGTTACCAGTTTTAATTCTACTGAATT is drawn from Polynucleobacter arcticus and contains these coding sequences:
- a CDS encoding BrnA antitoxin family protein; the encoded protein is MKKLKSKQEEWVDPDDAPELDEQWFNDAHVYVGRPPIKNTKEMLSLRMDFDVLEKLRASGKGWQTRLNKYIKDAVLKGDL
- a CDS encoding type II toxin-antitoxin system RelE/ParE family toxin codes for the protein MKTKTFDRWAKKIIAVSALCNAAREIDRGIYEADLGDGICKKRVPIAGQGKSGGIRTLVAKKNSYAIIFIVGREKSSPGSDFTEREQEAAGIIARSFEKAGIKTLRELACLGTLKELNCNEQENDY
- a CDS encoding helix-turn-helix domain-containing protein; translated protein: MSKKMITEEKRVLDELLEMALDLDGHGLLTKHDLVKMKALCIEKPPVFTPKKVSDLRIHRAKMSQSIFAALLNVSVSTVQKWESAGSGKHPSGAAAKLLQIIDMKGIQSVLL
- the nadC gene encoding carboxylating nicotinate-nucleotide diphosphorylase, translating into MFDHNETLEQARQRNIADALMEDIGQCDWTAQLVPSKPVRAQLIVRQEAVLCGVDWFEGTLKKLDPAATVIWHYLEGDLMKPDTKVCDIEANSRALLSAERPCINFLQTLSWTASIARQHVDAIAGVSPNPKGCAVLDTRKTIPGLRQAQKYAVRVGGGQNQRLALWHGILIKENHIAAAGGVAAAVKAAQALNSGVDIQVEVENFAELTEALDAGAKSILIDNFTTEQMKEAVAFTNGRALLEASGGIDLDQMRAIAATGVDRISLGKLTKDIKAVDFSMRIKTHNSTD
- the nadA gene encoding quinolinate synthase NadA, yielding MTSTVSKSIAFDYPQQNAAGATCTAQAWAKTPPQLHGTEKAAVIARIKQLLIEKDAALVAHYYVDGDIQDLAIETGGFVSDSLEMARFGKNHPAKNLIVAGVRFMGESAKILSPEKRVFMPDLEATCSLDLGCEASDFAAFRAMHPDRTVVVYANTSAAVKAQADWMVTSSCALAIVHQLKLEGKKILWAPDRHLGRYIQEQTGADMLLWNGACIVHDEFKAVELEMLMAAHPDAMVLVHPESPQAVVDLADVVGSTSAMIKAVVEGTATEYIVATDNGILHRMRQLAPNKVLIEAPSAGNSATCKSCAHCPWMAMNGLQGILNCLENASGEIFIDEPVRVKALGCIDRMLDFTKNHPDLLAQAQHGFVKNIGVA
- a CDS encoding type II toxin-antitoxin system RelB/DinJ family antitoxin, with the translated sequence MAANAVVRARIDAEIKHEAGLVLEAMGLTVSDALRMMLVRVATEKSLPFEPLVPNAKTISAMREARERQLMSFGSAKELLKDLNAED
- a CDS encoding type II toxin-antitoxin system YafQ family toxin — protein: MRRIERTTQFKKDYKRESRGRYKTVVESALIEVVGLLVLDLELPERYFDHSLAGQWKDFRDYHIKHDPASLRLARIGSHSELSL
- a CDS encoding ShlB/FhaC/HecB family hemolysin secretion/activation protein, with the translated sequence MPLNYMRRLFQLITICSALSPALSFAQIDAGALQQGLERQLPSPSPLALPEPTERDPQRAAPTAQSSVTFEVKSFVLEGVSILPADTVQAVLKSWLDRAVSFDDLQKACDAVVELYRKNGYTVQAILPPQKIANGVVKILVTEAKLSSVFVDTPNGATRFNKETAAEYITYANPIGEPLNTKAIERALIILNETPGVMVSSQLEPGQKDGETALRLQLTQPQWYQGKVEANNYGSRSTGANQGVIALSAINPTGIGDSASVNGIYSEGSQYVQGAYSLPGSKNGLRLGVSGTFLNYKNVSNYATSAGGGYGDAWTTGVSAAYPLVRRQGTNVNVTANYDVKSYTNKNMLTLSTISAYTINNGSLGISGNHYDSFGGGGVSAGSANIVLGSLNILSTSTQGYGEYTPQSFTKFTFAGNRTQQLSEDGTTTAFVSISGQLASVNLNSAEQIYMGGPYAIRAYPVAQGGGSQGGIGTIELRQQFPQRIIASVFFDAGVVQQYKNPYTNWQGQTNANNTYSLMGTGVGLKWDWEGWNLGAMVAWQVGNNPLYSTSGQAVNTDGTTTNPRGWLTASYQF